The sequence GGTGTGCGGCTGGCTCATCACCACGCTGGTCAGGGCCAGCATGGCGGCGAATGCGATACTCGCGAGCGACACGAACTGTCGCGGCAAGCGATAAGTCATCGTTTCCCTTCCCTTGACCCGGATACGGTCGTCCACTCGTCACGCAGGGCCGTGTCGTGGACTCGGCTCGCGCTCGGCGTGGCGGTCCCAAAGATCGCCCGGGAGCCGGGAAGGGTGATGTGTGAGAGACACGAGGAGCTAAGGCCTGAGGCGTTGCCCCAGACTTGAGGTCCCCGCTGATACGCAGGTTACCCGTATCACGCAGCGGCAGGCATGACCTGGCTGTAGGACAGGGCGCAACTCAGCGTCACGAGCTGTCCTGTCGGCGCTCAGGTATCACTTGGCTGCCGGAGAGATTCCGGTTGCCGCTCCTGCTTGGGCCGGGTGTTCCCCGGCGCTGCACGTGTTGGAACCTGGTGGTCACGATGAGCCGGGTGTCCCCTACAACCGGCTACATCAATGCCCTACCTCGAGGCCGGAGCTACGATGGCCTCCAGGCTTCCCTTCCCCGTTAGTGCGTCCCAATGAGCGCTCCTGCCGGCACGACAACGGCGCATTCGCGCTAGCTGCGTGCCGGGCACCTCCTTCCGCTCCGTGAGGCTACTCAGAGCGCCGAGCAACAGCGGTTTGCCTCGGAGGGGCAACACCGTTGTCGCCCGCGCTGTGCCGTCCCTCGGCGTCGAGCTGGGGTCCCCTAACCATCTCGACTACTCGGTACGGCATCCCCTCTATGTCAGCAGCGTCATCGTACTGCGTTGTCCCCCAACAGTTACGACTGAGCCGCTGACCAGCCACAAGTTAGCATGACGCTTTTCACTTGTCAACGCAGTGCGCAGCCGCGATTCCAGCCGTTTACTCGCCCATGTCGCCCCTTCGGAGGAAAGAAGTCGCGCAAATGGGCGCGTGACGGCTATTTTCTGACGACACGCGCGAGATAATCACCCAAGCTCAACGCGTCGGCATCTCCGGTAATGCTCAGGGCACACCTGGCAGCGCCTGGCCAGATCCCGAACCTGACCAGTGGCGCCTTGGTTGACTCGACTTGCTCCACCAGCTCCACCTCGCTTTGCAGCCCTGCGAAGGTCGCTTCGTCGAGGTACACGCTGCAGCGAATCGCCGCGGGCGAGTCGTCGACGATGTAGCCCAGGTCGCGCAGCAAGGCCACTGCGCTGCTGGGTGCCTCAGGGGCAACGCCGATGAGCGGCCGCAGCTCCGCCGGTAGTCGCAGCGAGCGACTCTCGAGGAGGCGGTACCTGCCGAACCAAGGGCGGCCTGCTCCAGGGACGTCCAGGTCGCGGACCAGGACCGCGGCCCGGTCCGTGGTGTCGAACCGGATCTCCAGTCCGTCGCTGTCCTCGCGCAGGTCCGCCCTGAAGGCGGCCTTCTCGCGCCACCACCGGCTGATCGAGCGCAAGTCGGTGATCCAGACGCTCGGCGTAAGCGCGGTCGCTTCCCGAAGGACGGCTTCGAGCGCTGATGCGGAGCGGTCGAACAGCTCGGGGTGGAACATGAGGACGAACAGCTCACCTCGGGAATGGATCTTCCTCAGGATGGCTACCCAGACCTCGGCGACGGCATCGGGGGCGAGCCTGAGGCCGTCGTAGAGCTGGAGATCCTCCGGCAGCGAAACCGGGATCTCGAGCAGCCCGTCGTCCAGCCACGGCAGGGCGAGTTTGCGGTTAGCCGGCTCCGGGCAGTACGAGCCGAGGAGACGCGTCATCACCGGTGTGGCGTCGTCCAATCGGGCGGAAGGGATGACATCCCACCAGAGTGCGCGGTTGCTGCTGTACCGGAAAGCGCCGTTGGGGAGCGCCGCGTGTTGTTCCGCGCTGAAGCTGAGATAAGGGCAGCGGAAGCCATCGACAGTGAGCCCGGCCTCCTCGAAGGCCTGAACCGCCTGGCGGTATTGTGCTGCTGCCTCGTCCGGTTCCAGCTTCCGGAAGTCGACGTGGTCGTAACCGTGGACCGCCAGCTCGGCCCCCAAGTCCTGGATCCTGCGGAAGAACTCGGGCTTGCTGGCTACCACCCGACCGGGAGTGGCGAAGGTGAGCCGGCCGTTGTACCGGCTGAGCAGGCGGACGCAGTCGAGCAGTCGGCGTTCGGCCCGAGCGGTCCCCAAGCCATACCGTGAGCCGAGTGAAACCGCCCGGATGGCGTAGTAGTGGAGCTGCATCATCCGGGGGACGGTGAGCGCGCGGCGGGCTCTGGCGTCGAATCCCGACCCGTCCTCGGAGCGCGGCACCGTTCCGCGCAGCGCGTCTCGGGCGACGCGCTCGTACGCGTTCAGGAGGGGACGGACGGAGTAGCGCCAGGCCAGGTGCCGCTCCACGCGCTCGCGCCCGCGGGCACCGAGCGCGGCGCGCCGTTCGGGATCGTCGATCAAGGAAGCGATCGCCGCCGCGAACGCGGCCTCGTCGTTCGGGGGAACGTAGATGGGGACATCCGCACCCGAAGCACGATGCTCGGGCAGGTCGAACGCTACGACCGGCTTGGCGAAGGCCATGTAGTTCATCAGTTTGAGCATGGTAGACCGGTCGGTGAACGGGTTGGACGGGTCGGGAACGACGCCGATGTCGATGGTGGAAAGGTAGCGGACGAAGTCCTCGTGCGGGACCCAGCCGGTGAACCACACATGGTCGTCGAGACCCAGCTCGCTGGCGAGCCGCATCAGGTCGAGCCGCGCGTCACCTTCGCCGATGATGACGCAGAATGCCTCGCGCCGACCGAGGGTGTGCACGAGGTGGTGGAGGGCCCGGAGGAGGTAGTCGACACCGTCTTGCTGCCCGATGACCCCTGCGTAGCCGATGATCGCGCTGGAGCGAGCGCGAAGATCCGGGTCGGCCGCCACCGGTTCCCACTGCTCCGGGTCGGGGCCGTTCCGGACAACCGTGATGCGATCGGCGGGGATCCTGCTGAGCTCCATCTCGCGCCGCTTGTACGACTCGTTGCTGGCGATAACGTGGTGGGCCAGCCGGCAGGCAAGGACCTCTGCGAGCGTCTGCGCGCGGTAGAGCCAGGAGCTGCCTGCATCCCCGAACCGGGCGAGATACATCTCCGGGGCCAGGTCATGGTGGTCGAAGATCACGCGTGCTCCAAACGGACGGTAAACGGCCGCGATCAAGGCGAGGACGTCGGGGGGATTGTGGGCATGGACGATGTCGAACCCGTGACGGAGACGGACATAGAGCGAAAGGACCGCTATCGCCGCGAGGGAGTAGGCGTACTCGATGAGGTATCCGATCGTGCCACTCCCCTCGGGTGGCGCGGGATAGCGGTAGAGGCGCACGTTATTCAGCACGGCGTGGCGCGGGTCGCCCCA is a genomic window of Sphaerobacter thermophilus DSM 20745 containing:
- a CDS encoding glycosyltransferase, which encodes MVGRRNRLRTMMLLAGLVAGAAALTKLRTRQKSQTGPDDAAGAKLRRRVLMLLENARFEDDPRVQNEARALTEAGYEVTVICPGEWGDPRHAVLNNVRLYRYPAPPEGSGTIGYLIEYAYSLAAIAVLSLYVRLRHGFDIVHAHNPPDVLALIAAVYRPFGARVIFDHHDLAPEMYLARFGDAGSSWLYRAQTLAEVLACRLAHHVIASNESYKRREMELSRIPADRITVVRNGPDPEQWEPVAADPDLRARSSAIIGYAGVIGQQDGVDYLLRALHHLVHTLGRREAFCVIIGEGDARLDLMRLASELGLDDHVWFTGWVPHEDFVRYLSTIDIGVVPDPSNPFTDRSTMLKLMNYMAFAKPVVAFDLPEHRASGADVPIYVPPNDEAAFAAAIASLIDDPERRAALGARGRERVERHLAWRYSVRPLLNAYERVARDALRGTVPRSEDGSGFDARARRALTVPRMMQLHYYAIRAVSLGSRYGLGTARAERRLLDCVRLLSRYNGRLTFATPGRVVASKPEFFRRIQDLGAELAVHGYDHVDFRKLEPDEAAAQYRQAVQAFEEAGLTVDGFRCPYLSFSAEQHAALPNGAFRYSSNRALWWDVIPSARLDDATPVMTRLLGSYCPEPANRKLALPWLDDGLLEIPVSLPEDLQLYDGLRLAPDAVAEVWVAILRKIHSRGELFVLMFHPELFDRSASALEAVLREATALTPSVWITDLRSISRWWREKAAFRADLREDSDGLEIRFDTTDRAAVLVRDLDVPGAGRPWFGRYRLLESRSLRLPAELRPLIGVAPEAPSSAVALLRDLGYIVDDSPAAIRCSVYLDEATFAGLQSEVELVEQVESTKAPLVRFGIWPGAARCALSITGDADALSLGDYLARVVRK